Proteins from one Bradyrhizobium amphicarpaeae genomic window:
- a CDS encoding BlaI/MecI/CopY family transcriptional regulator: protein MDDRLPDLGDLEHEVMQLVWAHGPLTAEIVRERLSRRLKESTVRTVLRRLEEKGYANHTVDGRTYVYQAAEPRAKVAAKAVQRIVDWFCNGSIEEVLVGMVDNKMLDQQQLRTLADQVAKAKKARGVKKE, encoded by the coding sequence ATGGACGATCGTTTGCCCGACCTGGGCGACCTCGAGCACGAGGTCATGCAATTGGTTTGGGCCCATGGTCCCTTGACGGCCGAAATCGTGCGCGAGCGGTTGTCGCGACGTCTGAAGGAATCGACGGTGCGCACGGTGCTGCGCCGGCTCGAAGAAAAGGGCTATGCCAACCACACCGTGGACGGACGTACCTACGTCTACCAGGCCGCCGAGCCCCGCGCGAAGGTTGCGGCCAAGGCGGTGCAGCGCATCGTCGACTGGTTCTGCAACGGCTCGATCGAGGAAGTCCTCGTCGGCATGGTGGACAACAAGATGCTCGACCAGCAGCAATTGCGCACGCTGGCCGACCAAGTGGCCAAGGCGAAGAAGGCGAGGGGAGTGAAGAAAGAATGA
- a CDS encoding M56 family metallopeptidase, producing MIATLAEAALRSLVLGGVVWFGLNLFRVRNPHVHMTAWVVVLLASLAMPFVMHWPTLTISRLPLPVAVPADFLPADISMLEMPQAALPVASDAAVASPVKSGVSIDWWLVATIIYAGVAGLLLLRLAIGLCLTWRLARAAKPIGGVQPTGADVRVSRDVGGPVTFGSTILVPPQFAGWDAKKRLAVLAHEGAHVANRDFYVLLLASLNRAMFWFSPFSWWQLARLAELAEIISDAEAIEVIDDRLSYAEILLDFASTVNPRPVELAMARASSVRARVERIIAAAAMPVAVSWRKRLWIAAAIVPVTIVSAGMIAYRTPDAAPLAADTGEAPAQHYRPFVNFYAMGPASVFAVFREGDELYGQLTGERRLRLTIGNDGTASYPASSGEINFAIDAERRSSELMLRMNGRDIRAVRVAEMPAPAAETAPLDPYVGWYRLAPNRVLTVRRDGGRLSLQETGQDAMPVLAEGTDAFSFRGDHLVIFLRDEQAKVSRVLLQSAVFGARLGTRVEPAVAQAVEADFARRLAKVSDRFKEQVPAAGSKEMVLAGIEGLRRGTPDYDRMSAPLAAKVHRYLAEMQTTFLALGAVESIFFRGVGPGGYDIYGAKFENGTAEFRLMIEPDGRAGDVIFRADGNEEPGGIVPCAEEASVRGRAGTSPIRIMLYNETADDIRVFSLDADGNRKAQIVRSNMTWFTTTTVNNPWMIADKSGRCLEILLPGRQTRFHNVEASNIGARPGRAARRAVPIANGEEMLRRYIEGVGRGRPDYEHMTSEVADITRQQLPFDQAILSRLGALRAVSFRGVTALDSDIYIAQFANGSAEWRIGVRNDTITKIALGPNF from the coding sequence ATGATCGCAACTCTGGCGGAGGCGGCACTGCGCTCCCTTGTGCTGGGAGGCGTCGTCTGGTTCGGTCTCAATCTGTTTCGCGTGCGCAATCCGCACGTTCACATGACGGCCTGGGTCGTCGTGCTGCTGGCCTCGCTGGCGATGCCCTTCGTGATGCATTGGCCGACGCTCACCATCAGCCGTTTGCCTTTGCCGGTCGCCGTGCCCGCTGATTTTCTGCCGGCCGACATCTCGATGCTGGAGATGCCGCAGGCGGCGCTGCCGGTCGCATCCGATGCTGCCGTCGCGTCGCCAGTCAAAAGCGGCGTGTCGATCGATTGGTGGCTCGTTGCCACGATCATCTATGCCGGCGTCGCCGGCCTGTTGCTGTTGCGGCTCGCGATCGGGCTCTGTCTGACCTGGCGCCTGGCGCGGGCGGCGAAACCGATTGGCGGTGTGCAACCGACCGGCGCAGACGTGCGCGTCAGCCGCGATGTCGGTGGCCCCGTCACTTTCGGCTCGACCATCCTGGTGCCGCCGCAGTTTGCCGGATGGGACGCCAAGAAGCGCCTCGCGGTGCTTGCGCATGAAGGCGCGCATGTCGCCAACCGCGATTTCTACGTTCTCTTGCTTGCATCCCTCAACCGCGCAATGTTCTGGTTCAGCCCGTTCTCGTGGTGGCAGCTCGCGCGCCTCGCCGAGCTCGCCGAGATCATCAGCGACGCCGAGGCGATCGAGGTGATCGACGACCGGCTGTCCTATGCGGAAATCCTGCTCGATTTCGCGAGTACCGTGAATCCGCGGCCGGTCGAGCTTGCGATGGCGCGGGCCTCGAGCGTGCGTGCCCGCGTCGAGCGCATCATCGCTGCCGCCGCGATGCCGGTCGCGGTCAGCTGGCGCAAGCGGCTGTGGATCGCGGCTGCAATCGTCCCGGTGACGATTGTATCCGCCGGCATGATCGCCTATCGCACGCCGGACGCGGCGCCTCTGGCCGCGGATACCGGCGAGGCGCCCGCCCAACACTATCGCCCGTTCGTCAATTTCTACGCCATGGGTCCGGCGTCGGTGTTCGCCGTCTTCCGCGAGGGCGACGAGCTCTACGGTCAGCTCACCGGGGAGCGCAGGCTGCGTTTGACGATCGGCAATGACGGCACGGCGTCCTACCCGGCATCGTCCGGCGAGATCAATTTCGCGATCGATGCGGAGCGCCGTTCCTCCGAGCTGATGCTGCGCATGAACGGCCGCGACATCCGCGCGGTTCGTGTCGCGGAGATGCCGGCGCCGGCCGCGGAGACCGCGCCGCTCGATCCATATGTCGGCTGGTACAGGCTGGCGCCGAATCGCGTGCTCACCGTGCGCCGCGACGGCGGCCGTCTCTCGTTGCAGGAGACCGGCCAGGACGCGATGCCAGTGCTCGCCGAGGGCACTGATGCCTTCTCGTTCCGTGGCGACCATCTCGTGATCTTCCTGCGCGACGAGCAGGCGAAGGTGTCGCGCGTGTTGCTACAGAGCGCGGTCTTCGGTGCCCGCCTTGGGACTCGTGTCGAACCGGCGGTGGCTCAGGCGGTCGAAGCGGATTTCGCGCGCCGCCTCGCGAAGGTTTCCGACAGGTTCAAGGAGCAGGTGCCGGCGGCTGGCAGCAAGGAGATGGTCTTGGCCGGCATCGAAGGCCTGCGCCGCGGCACGCCGGACTATGATCGCATGAGCGCGCCGCTGGCGGCCAAGGTCCACCGGTATCTCGCCGAAATGCAAACAACGTTCCTGGCGCTCGGCGCCGTGGAATCGATCTTCTTCCGCGGCGTGGGGCCCGGCGGCTACGACATCTACGGCGCCAAATTCGAGAACGGCACCGCGGAATTTCGCCTGATGATCGAGCCGGACGGCAGGGCGGGCGATGTGATCTTCCGGGCCGATGGCAATGAAGAGCCCGGCGGCATCGTGCCTTGCGCGGAGGAGGCGAGCGTTCGCGGCCGCGCCGGCACCTCGCCGATCAGGATCATGCTCTATAACGAGACTGCCGACGACATCCGGGTTTTCAGTCTGGACGCGGACGGCAATCGCAAGGCGCAGATCGTCAGGTCCAACATGACCTGGTTCACCACCACCACCGTGAACAATCCCTGGATGATCGCCGACAAGTCGGGACGGTGTCTGGAGATCCTGCTGCCGGGCCGGCAGACCCGCTTCCACAATGTCGAAGCCTCGAATATCGGCGCGCGTCCGGGACGCGCGGCGCGGCGCGCCGTTCCAATCGCCAATGGCGAGGAGATGCTGCGCCGCTATATCGAGGGCGTCGGCAGGGGACGGCCGGACTACGAGCACATGACGTCGGAAGTGGCCGACATCACGCGTCAGCAACTGCCGTTCGACCAGGCGATCCTGTCGCGGCTCGGCGCATTGCGTGCGGTCTCCTTCCGCGGCGTCACCGCGCTCGACAGCGACATCTACATCGCCCAGTTCGCCAACGGCTCGGCGGAATGGCGCATCGGCGTCAGGAACGACACCATCACGAAGATCGCGCTCGGGCCGAATTTCTAG